From a region of the Oryza sativa Japonica Group chromosome 6, ASM3414082v1 genome:
- the LOC4341811 gene encoding protein G1-like2, with the protein MQGGGGGDSSGGGGGEAPRPSRYESQKRRDWHTFGQYLRNHRPPLELSRCSGAHVLEFLRYLDQFGKTKVHAAGCPFFGHPSPPAPCPCPLRQAWGSLDALVGRLRAAFEEHGGRPEANPFGARAVRLYLREVRDSQAKARGIAYEKKRRKRPPTSSSSSQAAAAAAAATSPASPAASPTPPPPPPTERSADVRPMPPEGHFFIPHPHFMHGHFLVPGGDADHHHQVSNAGNGGNTNTNTNTNTGGGGGNGDEMAVAMAAVAEAHAAGCMLPLSVFN; encoded by the coding sequence AtgcagggaggcggcggcggggatagctccggcggcggcggcggcgaggcgccgcGGCCGAGCAGGTACGAGTCGCAGAAGCGGCGGGACTGGCACACGTTCGGGCAGTACCTGCGCAaccaccggccgccgctggAGCTGTCGCGGTGCAGCGGCGCGCACGTGCTGGAGTTCCTCCGGTACCTGGACCAGTTCGGGAAGACGAAGGTGCACGCCGCGGGGTGCCCCTTCTTCGGccacccctcgccgccggcgccgtgcccgtgcccgcTCCGCCAGGCGTGGGGCAGCCTCGACGCGCTcgtcggccgcctccgcgccgccttcGAGGAGCACGGCGGCCGCCCCGAGGCCAACCCCTTcggcgcccgcgccgtccgccTCTACCTCCGCGAGGTCCGCGACAGCCAGGCCAAGGCCCGCGGCATCGCCTACGAGAAGAAGCGCCGCAAGCGCCCGCCCacctcctcgtcttcgtctcaggccgccgccgccgccgccgccgccacctccccggcGAGCCCAGCCGCTagcccgacgccgccaccgccaccgccgacggagAGATCAGCCGACGTGCGGCCGATGCCACCGGAGGGCCACTTCTTCATCCCGCACCCACACTTCATGCACGGACACTTCCTCGTACCGGGCGGCGacgccgaccaccaccaccaggtcTCCAACGCCGGCAATGGCGGCAACACCAACACCAACACCAACACcaacaccggcggcggcggcggcaacggcgacgagatggcggtggcgatggcggcggtggcggaggcgcacGCGGCGGGGTGCATGCTGCCGCTGTCCGTGTTTAACTAG